The genomic segment AACATGAACGCACTGAGATACTCGGCGGGCGCAGCAAACTGATAAAGGATATCGCCGGACATCTGCTGCCGATGATTCGCGCTGAACAACCGCAGCGTCAGTGGGCAGACCGTTCGCGCACAGTGCTGGCCGGGCAGAGCCTCGGCGGGATCAGTGCGCTAATGGGGGCTCGTTACGCACCGGAAACGTTCGGTCTGGTGCTCAGCCACTCTCCTTCAATGTGGTGGACGCCAGAAAGAACCAGTCGACCAGGCTTGTTCAGCGAAACCGATACCTCATGGGTGAGTGAGCATCTGCTTTCTGCCCCACCGCAGGGCGTACGTATCAGCCTGTGCGTGGGATCGCTGGAAGGTTCGACAGTGCCTCACGTTCAGCAGCTTCACCAGCGGCTGATTACCGCTGGCGTCGAAAGCCATTGCGCAATCTACACCGGTGGTCACGATTACGCATGGTGGCGCGGTGCACTGATTGACGGGATTGGTTTACTACAGGGTTGAGTTGACCCACAAACACTTTCAGGAAACGGTACAGACTTCCTGAATAAATCAAATAGTCACCTGCGGAAAAGGAATAATCATCAGATGTATGCCCGCGAGTATCGCTCAACACGCCCGCATAAAGCGATTTTCTTTCATCTTTCTTGCCTCACCCTTATCTGTAGTGCGCAAGTTTATGCGAAGCCGGATATGCGGCCACTGGGGCCGAATATAGCCGATAAAGGCTCCGTGTTTTACCATTTCAGCGTCACCTCTTTCGACTCTGTCGATGGCACACGCCATTATCGGGTATGGACGGCCGTGCCGAATACAACCGCACCGGCATCGGGTTACCCGATTTTATATATGCTTGACGGTAACGCAGTTATGGATCGCCTGGATGACGAACTGCTCAAACAATTGTCAGAAAAAACACCGCCAGTGATCGTGGCTGTCGGGTATCAGACCAACCTCCCTTTCGATCTCAATAGCAGGGCTTACGACTATACGCCAGCAGCAGAAAGCAGAAAAACAGATCTCCACTCAGGGCGTTTTAGCCGTAAGAGTGGTGGCAGCAACAACTTCCGCCAGTTACTGGAAACGCGTATTGCCCCAAAAGTGGAACAGGGACTGAATATCGATCGGCAACGCCGCGGCTTATGGGGGCACTCCTACGGCGGCCTCTTCGTGCTGGATTCCTGGCTGTCCTCCTCTTACTTCCGGTCGTACTACAGCGCCAGCCCGTCGTTGGGCAGAGGTTATGATGCTTTGCTAAGCCGCGTTACGGCGGTTGAGCCTCTGCAATTCTGCGCCAAACACCTGGCGATAATGGAAGGCTCGGCGACACAGGGTGATAACCGGGAAACGCATGCTGTCGGGGTGCTGTCGAAAATTCATACCACCCTCACTATACTGAAAGATAAAGGCGTCAATGCCGTATTTTGGGATTTCCCCAACCTAGGACACGGGCCGATGTTCAATGCCTCCTTTCGCCAGGCACTGTTAGATATCAGTGGTGAAAACGCAAATTACACAGCAGGTTGTCATGAGTTAAGCCACTAAACACTGCCCGCTTTTACGCGGGCAGTACGCCTGAAACACTACGATCAGAATGATGCGGTAACTCCGGCATAGTAAGCCCGGCCTGGCTCGTTATAGGTATTCGCCCCTTCAGAAGATCGGAAGATCTGTTTATTGAGGATATTACTGACGCCGACATTAAGACGCAGATTTTTATTAATATCGTAATTGAAGTTCGTCCCCACCAGTGAATAAGCGCCCAGCTCTTTACCTGACAGACCGCCAGTATCTTCACTGCGGGTTTCCGCATGAGTACGCGGTTTTTGTCTGCCATATAACGTCCAGTTGACGCTGGCAGAAAACGCCTGGGTGATGGTCCAGTTAAGCGAGTTATTGATAGTATATTTCGGGATGACCGACAGAGGATTACCGGTGTCTTTTTGCTCCGAAGTGATCATCCATGTGGCATTGGTATTCCAGTTCAGACGATCTTTCACCAGTGGGAAAGACATACTGGCTTCGATACCGTCCACCAGAGCTTTCCCGCCATTCTGCCACTTGAGGATATATGCGCCTGAAGCGGTTTGCCCGATAACGTTATCCCCGGCCACGATCTTATTCTGGTAATCATTGCGGAAGTAGGTCACACTTGCGTGGTAATCTTCCCAGGTGAACTCCAGCCCAATTTCTTTATTGACGCTGATTTCCGGATCGAGATCTTTATTACCGATCAGGTAGCACCCGCCTGATGTAATATCTTTTGGACAGCCATTGCCTTTCGAGTAGAGCAGATAGCCTTCACTGGATTGATACAGGTTTGGGGCTTTAAAGGTTCGGGCAACCCCTGCTTTGACTTTGAAATAATCGCCCAATTCCTGCGAAAGATTCAGACTGGGGCTGAAGTTCCCGCCGGAGTCGCTGAGATAATCAAAGCGCAGGCCGGGAATGATATTCGTGCCAGGAACCGGCTCAATGTTATCTTCAATATACAGCGCACTGATTTGAGAATGATTTTTACTGCTGCGATCCGCAGCAGAGCCAGAAATACCGCTGATATCACTGTCATTCACCGTCAGGCTGGTAGAGGAAGGATCATCGAGCTTATCGCGGTTCCACTCTGCACCAACGGTCAGCGTTTGATCAACCATCACATTCAAAGGAATATTAAGCTCGCCGCTGGTTCGCCAGGAACTCAGGCGATTGGTCGTAAACTTTTCACCCGCTAAAATACGCCCTTCACCACCGCCGGATAATCCTTCATTCATGCGGGTATTATTGGTTTTCTCGTAATAAACACCAAAGCGACTTTGTCCCCAGTCCCAGATACCATTATGCGTAATGCCATAATTCTGTCGGTACAGGCGGTTCGTCTCTTTGCCGGATTTTGCCAGGCTTTCGGTAACTGCACTGGAAGAACTGTTTTGCGTATCGCCCGCATAGATATTCCCCTGGCGGCTATATCCGGCTTCGAAATCGAGAATCTGCTGCGGATTTAATTTCCACGAGACAACGCCGTTAATATCTTTGTTACGTACCCCTTCATGCCCGGCTGCGTTTTTCGTACCGACCGGAGAATTAATATCCCAACTGTCAGCATCCGTTTTATTCAGGTTACCATACAAACGCGTGGTAAGAGCATTACCAGCCAGAGGCCCACTAAGGCTGAAATTGGCGCGACGCGTAGCGCCCTCATCGCTACTTTCCGGCTGATTGGTGTATAACGACAGCGAACCGTGCCAGTCGTTGGTGGGACGTTTGGTAATGATGTTCACCACCCCCCCGGCTGCCCCCGAACCGTAGCGCGCCGCCGCAGGGCCGCGGATCACTTCAATACGCTCAACCTGTTCCGGTGGCACCCAGTTGGTGTCACCGCGGGTATCACGCTCTCCACGCCAGCTATAACGCACGGAGTTACGTGACGTCACCGGTACACCATCAATTAAAATTAAGGTGTTTTCCGGCCCCATACCTCGAATATCGATCTGGCGGTTATTACCGCGTGTGCCCGAGGCGCTATTGCCGGTAAGATTGACACCAGGCATTTTACGAATAATATCTGAAAGGTCGTTTACCGGAGGGGTCTTTTTAATATCCTCGCTGGTAATAACCGACACGCCCGGCTGCTGTTTTAATACCTGCTCAGCGGTGGCTTCCACCACCAGAGTCTCGTCATTATCATCGTCGGAGGATTTGGCTACTGATATCTGGCTATTCAACCCAACCAGGAGCACAGTTAGCGACCAGAGGATTTTGTTAATTCTCATACCTATTCCCTAATAAATGCCTAACTTAAAATGTTTGATCGTTAAGCTCACATCCTTGCCAGATATTTTTTACTGCCATTATTGTTTTTATATAAGAATGATAATTAATATCATTTAGCAAAAAAAAACAATCCCTCACAAGATAAATATATCGATTTTTCATAAATATCAAATTGATATATAACATATGTTTTTTATTTCATTGCACTTGTCGATCATCGGGAATTTTGTCACAATTTCTCACGGATAGTGTTCACATTGTTTCTGACCTGCATTTCAGGCGCGGGCGCTGCTTATGTATATAAGGGCCTGTGGTCGACGAATCAGCATAATCAGATCTTCCTGCGAGCAATTTCTTTCAGCGTATCAGGCAGCACTATCGGATTATCTACGAGCGTTTTTGATTCACATTGTGTGTGAAACTTCATACATCATGATTCGCTTTCCCTACTCAGTTCTGATGATTGTTTTTTATTCTATTAACACGGAGTTAAGATTCTACCCTCGGTGTCCTCATTATTAATGAGGAATGCTACCTATCTAAAAACTGACCGAAACTTTGGGGCATCCCTGGAGGTTTCCAAGGAGAAAAAGGTGACAGTGATAGTGCCACATTGTGAGGAAATTCCTGAGAAACTCCTGGTTCACACACATAATTCAGGAGTTTGCCATAGATAGTAACCAATTGTTTTATATTTTAAGACCATTAAATACGCGGCTACGATAGCGCTTTATATAATCATAAACTGTAGAGATAAAATATCTGCTTCTCTGATAACACTAATTGAGTGTCTTAAACTAAGTAATTTCATTTTTCCCCCTTTAAAAGCAATATATGTGCAATAGTTGAAGTTAAAGCTGTGCTGCCAGAGTTGATAATAATTGTTCTGTCTGTTGCCATGATATGCATTCATCAGTAACAGACTGACCATACTCTAGCGGAAAACTATCGGATTGTTTTCCATCTTGTAAAAAGCTTTCCACCATAATGCCAGCTACATATCCTGGTATTTTTTTCCGATTATCTATAACTTGACGTGCAACGGAAATTTGCCGTTTAGCCACTTTACCGCTATTACCATGGCTACAATCAATTATCAGACGATGGTTAATACCCTCATCATGCATTAATTTCACTGCCTTAGTTATATCAGACAAACCATAGTTAGGTTCTCTACCTCCACGTAATATTAGATGTCCATGTGGATTGCCATCGGTTAATAGTGTAGATATACTATTTGTTAAAGATGTCATATATACAATATGTTGTTCACGGGCTGCAATAATAGCGTCAATAGCTAAGTTAATATTTCCATCAGTACTGTTTTTAAATCCAACTGGACAATGTAAACCAGACGCAAGTTGACGATGCGTTTGTGATTCAGTGGTTCTGGCACCAATAGCACCCCAACATATTAAATCAGCAATATAGGGAGTAAGAAAAGGATCGAGGAATTCTGTAG from the Escherichia coli DSM 30083 = JCM 1649 = ATCC 11775 genome contains:
- the iroE gene encoding catecholate siderophore esterase IroE, with amino-acid sequence MYAREYRSTRPHKAIFFHLSCLTLICSAQVYAKPDMRPLGPNIADKGSVFYHFSVTSFDSVDGTRHYRVWTAVPNTTAPASGYPILYMLDGNAVMDRLDDELLKQLSEKTPPVIVAVGYQTNLPFDLNSRAYDYTPAAESRKTDLHSGRFSRKSGGSNNFRQLLETRIAPKVEQGLNIDRQRRGLWGHSYGGLFVLDSWLSSSYFRSYYSASPSLGRGYDALLSRVTAVEPLQFCAKHLAIMEGSATQGDNRETHAVGVLSKIHTTLTILKDKGVNAVFWDFPNLGHGPMFNASFRQALLDISGENANYTAGCHELSH
- the iroN gene encoding siderophore salmochelin receptor IroN translates to MRINKILWSLTVLLVGLNSQISVAKSSDDDNDETLVVEATAEQVLKQQPGVSVITSEDIKKTPPVNDLSDIIRKMPGVNLTGNSASGTRGNNRQIDIRGMGPENTLILIDGVPVTSRNSVRYSWRGERDTRGDTNWVPPEQVERIEVIRGPAAARYGSGAAGGVVNIITKRPTNDWHGSLSLYTNQPESSDEGATRRANFSLSGPLAGNALTTRLYGNLNKTDADSWDINSPVGTKNAAGHEGVRNKDINGVVSWKLNPQQILDFEAGYSRQGNIYAGDTQNSSSSAVTESLAKSGKETNRLYRQNYGITHNGIWDWGQSRFGVYYEKTNNTRMNEGLSGGGEGRILAGEKFTTNRLSSWRTSGELNIPLNVMVDQTLTVGAEWNRDKLDDPSSTSLTVNDSDISGISGSAADRSSKNHSQISALYIEDNIEPVPGTNIIPGLRFDYLSDSGGNFSPSLNLSQELGDYFKVKAGVARTFKAPNLYQSSEGYLLYSKGNGCPKDITSGGCYLIGNKDLDPEISVNKEIGLEFTWEDYHASVTYFRNDYQNKIVAGDNVIGQTASGAYILKWQNGGKALVDGIEASMSFPLVKDRLNWNTNATWMITSEQKDTGNPLSVIPKYTINNSLNWTITQAFSASVNWTLYGRQKPRTHAETRSEDTGGLSGKELGAYSLVGTNFNYDINKNLRLNVGVSNILNKQIFRSSEGANTYNEPGRAYYAGVTASF
- a CDS encoding 3-deoxy-7-phosphoheptulonate synthase codes for the protein MQSASKLIYRGKLLGSLPTVGEIHKEIAVSEETVTWISLQRDIIANILLGKDPRLLVIVGPCSIHDVQAAVDYAKRLFVLQNKYLSKMYIVMRTYFEKPRTRKGWKGIMHDPDLNGSYDVEKGIRYARQCLSSITTMRVATATEFLDPFLTPYIADLICWGAIGARTTESQTHRQLASGLHCPVGFKNSTDGNINLAIDAIIAAREQHIVYMTSLTNSISTLLTDGNPHGHLILRGGREPNYGLSDITKAVKLMHDEGINHRLIIDCSHGNSGKVAKRQISVARQVIDNRKKIPGYVAGIMVESFLQDGKQSDSFPLEYGQSVTDECISWQQTEQLLSTLAAQL